ATCCTTGTGGCCGGCCTCGTTGGCCTGGTCCTGGGCGGGATACAGGTCTCCCGGACGATTTACGATCAGACCATGACCAACGCCTCAACAACTTTAGCTTCGTGAGGGCCAAGGCATCCGGGACAAGCATGGGTCGTGACTTCCAGAATATCGACCTTGAACAAATGAATATCTCCGATCTGAGCCTGGATTCGTCCAACTTCCACAGAAATTCCCTGCAAACAGTGGAGCTAAGGAGATTCGAACTCCTGACCTCTTCGATGTGATCCGTCCTCAACTCGGCGCGGACGGATCACATCGAACGGGTCGGCATGCCTCTCCTGGAGTCTGCGTGGATTCAGCCGATGTCCGCAGGCAGCCGGCTCGGATTCGGCTTTGGCGCGAGCCGCTCCAGGACCGTTGTGTAATCCGCCACGTCCCTTAGCCTCTCGATGTAGGCGGCGTGGGTCATGGAGACGTCGGCGTGACCAAGCATGGCGGCAGCGGCTCCGTCGGTCAGCTCCCTAGCGAGAAGGGACGCAACCGTTCGCCGAAAGGCGTGCGGAGTGATGACTGCCGTGTTCTCCATGTTGGAGGCGGTCAGTGCGGAACGCAGCTGCCTCCGTACGCTTGACGCTTGAACGTAGGTGCCGGTCCTGGACCAGAAGAGGGCCCCGGCCTTGTTGATCTCCGGAGATTCGAGACTCCTGCGGATGAGTACGTCGACGACAAACCGAGGCACTGGGATGACCCGTTCGCTGCTGCGGCTCTTGAGGAAGCTCTGGCGGTACTTGGGGCCGTGACGAGGCTCCACCAGCGTTCCGGTGAGTGCGATCTTTCCGACGTCGCCTGACAGGTCGATGTCTTCCAAACGGATTGCCAGGACCTCCCCGATGCGTGCCCCGGTGCCGATCAGAACATCAACGACATCTGCCAGTACGTTGCTGGGGCGGGGACCGAAGTGGCCGGGTTCTGTCCGCCAAATCCGGACAGCTTCGCGAACATCGTGCAGGGTAGCCGCGCTCAAGCTAACGGGCTTCTTCCGGACCCTGTTCAGCCGATCGACCTCACGCACCGGATTGCCACCCACGTACAGGTCGTGCCTGATGGCGTAGGACATGATCTGCGTCAGCACCGTTTTGGCCAGCCGGGCATTCGTATGCCCTTTCCCGTCCACTACCAGGGACCGCAGGAAGGCGTCACAGGTGGAGGTGTTGATTTCATTGATCTTCAGCGCACCGAGAGCGGGCTCGATGAGGCGGTAGATGAGCCCTTCGTACTGGTCCCAAGTCTGGCGCCGGATACCGCCCGCGCTGGTAGCCGCGACCATATTCCCGTTGTCGTCGACAACGACTTTAGGAACCTCGATGCTGGCGAGCCACTTCTCGGCAACGTCGTTCAGCGGAGGGTTCGCGGTCACTCGACCTGCGAGCAGCTGGCGCTCTTTCATGGACGCCAGCAGGGCTGTCTCGGCTTTGCCCTTGGTTGACCCGAACTTGCTGTAGCTCCGCGTGACACCGTCCCAGCCACGGAACCTACAACTGGCCCGCCATTTTCCGGACGCTGCGTCTTTCTTGGCACTGACCGTTCCCCAGGCACCAACCGGGAGGCTCGACCGCCCCATCAGGCCGCAGCCTTCGAAGTTCTGCCGATCCAAGCCTCGACAGCGGCCCGGTCGTAGCGGACGACGCTATGGAGTTTCAAGGCCTTCGGTCCGATCCCGGCGGAGCGCCAGTTCCGGAGGGTCTTGGGCGCCACCTGCAGCCAGACGGCCACTTCCTCGGTGGTCAGGAGCTGCACTGCGTTGCCTTGGTCCGTTGCCGGTGCCAAGGTCTTTCTGCTTGTCTGCATGGCTTCCCCTATGCAGCCCGGGAGCCGACGGGCCTATGCCGTCTTCCTGAAAGCGTGTCGTAAGCGTGTAGTGCCCTGTTTTCGCGCACAAAAAACCCCTCCGTTCCGGGCAAAACCGCCGGAACGGAGGGGTTCGTGGGGCCCCCTGTCGGATTCGAACCGACGACCCCCGCTTTACAAGAGCGGTGCTCTGGCCAACTGAGCTAAGGAGGCATTCCTGTGCGCCAGCTGGCACCGGGCCACGATGAGGGGCCAGGCGCCATGGCGCTAGATAAGGTTAGCCCACGGATGCCCGGGGATAAAAACAGGCCCGGCTCCGGAAGAAGCCGGAACCGGGCCCGCGGTTTTGCTGTTGGACGCTGCCGCTTACTGCTTGGCGTCGATGGCGGCCTGGAGGAACTGCTCGAACGGGGTCTGGGCGCTGTCGCCCTTGCCCCACTGCTTGCCCTCAACCAGGACGGTCGGCGTTCCGGTCACCCCGATGGACGCGGCCTGCTGCGTGGTGTATTTGACCCACGGGCGGTAGGTCTTCTCGTCAACGCAGGTGTCGATGCTCTTGGCCCCGAGGTCGGTTGCCATCTTCTTCAGATCCGCGTCGGAGATGCCGGCGCTGCCTTCAGCGGGCTGCTTCTCGAAAAGCATATTGACGAAGTCCGCGTACTTCTCCGGAGACTCGTTCACAACACACGCTGCCGCGTTGGCCGCGCGGGAGGAGTAGTTTGTGGTGGAGCGCGTGTCGAGGAAACCCAGTGGACGGTATTCCACGGTGATCTTGCCTTCATTGCGCAGCTTCGTGAGCGTCTCGTTGTACTGAGTCTCGAAGTTCTTGCAGACAGGGCAGATGAAGTCGATGTAGAGGACCACCTTGACCGGTTTGCCCGCCTCGGCTTCGGCGCCGGGCGCAGTAATCTGTGCCGGCGGCGTGGCCGGAGCGGAGGGAAGATCGGCGATCCTGACGGTCGCAGGCTCGGTCTTCGCCACCTCGGA
This DNA window, taken from Pseudarthrobacter sp. ATCC 49987, encodes the following:
- a CDS encoding helix-turn-helix transcriptional regulator, translating into MQTSRKTLAPATDQGNAVQLLTTEEVAVWLQVAPKTLRNWRSAGIGPKALKLHSVVRYDRAAVEAWIGRTSKAAA
- a CDS encoding tyrosine-type recombinase/integrase produces the protein MKERQLLAGRVTANPPLNDVAEKWLASIEVPKVVVDDNGNMVAATSAGGIRRQTWDQYEGLIYRLIEPALGALKINEINTSTCDAFLRSLVVDGKGHTNARLAKTVLTQIMSYAIRHDLYVGGNPVREVDRLNRVRKKPVSLSAATLHDVREAVRIWRTEPGHFGPRPSNVLADVVDVLIGTGARIGEVLAIRLEDIDLSGDVGKIALTGTLVEPRHGPKYRQSFLKSRSSERVIPVPRFVVDVLIRRSLESPEINKAGALFWSRTGTYVQASSVRRQLRSALTASNMENTAVITPHAFRRTVASLLARELTDGAAAAMLGHADVSMTHAAYIERLRDVADYTTVLERLAPKPNPSRLPADIG
- a CDS encoding DsbA family protein; this translates as MSPANEPRQSKSERTAAAREKAREIREAQLKKEKRNKLLIGWGIVAAVVAIIVVVALVVTSNIQKNAPVADEGPTPANGNVYGGVTLLANSEVAKTEPATVRIADLPSAPATPPAQITAPGAEAEAGKPVKVVLYIDFICPVCKNFETQYNETLTKLRNEGKITVEYRPLGFLDTRSTTNYSSRAANAAACVVNESPEKYADFVNMLFEKQPAEGSAGISDADLKKMATDLGAKSIDTCVDEKTYRPWVKYTTQQAASIGVTGTPTVLVEGKQWGKGDSAQTPFEQFLQAAIDAKQ